A region from the Nesterenkonia lacusekhoensis genome encodes:
- a CDS encoding PAC2 family protein, with product MRDPLDLLHVYPAEPGFVGQDETGEGVYDYTLPDGAVRAEGGDLMLRDASGASEERRDLNMLVSWAGHGDAGTLSEQLTDSLLSTLPHRQLASFDADSLFDYRTRRPQVTFSESRFSDYRGPHLDLYEVRDSQGQPFLLLTGDEPDFQWERVSEAVLELIDRLGVQLVVVVDSLGLPVPHTRPLGLTAHGNREDLIEGISTWAPTAQLEAGFGQVLEMRIDESGHDVVGYTIHVPHYLANGKYPQVAVAALEYSGAALELMLPTDELRESARLVDQDVSRQVEQNSEIQALVARLEKNFDEHAGTEQRSLLVKNDDAVPDAEELGAAAEAYLRNQSQD from the coding sequence GACGGTGCTGTGCGGGCCGAAGGCGGTGACCTGATGCTGCGCGACGCCTCCGGCGCCTCTGAGGAGCGTCGGGACCTCAACATGCTCGTCTCCTGGGCGGGCCACGGCGATGCAGGCACGCTGAGCGAACAGCTCACCGATTCGCTGCTGAGCACGCTGCCGCACCGGCAGCTGGCCAGCTTCGACGCCGATTCGCTCTTCGACTACCGCACCCGGCGGCCGCAGGTGACGTTCTCCGAGAGTCGCTTCTCCGACTATCGCGGACCACATCTCGACCTCTACGAGGTGCGGGACTCCCAGGGCCAGCCGTTTCTGCTGCTCACCGGTGATGAGCCTGACTTCCAATGGGAGCGGGTCTCCGAAGCGGTGCTGGAGCTGATCGACCGCCTGGGCGTGCAGCTGGTGGTCGTGGTGGATTCCCTCGGCCTGCCGGTCCCGCACACCCGACCATTGGGACTGACCGCCCACGGCAATCGCGAGGATCTCATCGAAGGCATCTCCACCTGGGCCCCCACGGCTCAGCTGGAGGCCGGCTTCGGGCAGGTCCTGGAGATGCGGATCGACGAGTCCGGCCACGATGTGGTCGGCTACACCATCCATGTGCCCCATTACTTGGCCAACGGGAAGTATCCGCAGGTTGCTGTGGCGGCCCTGGAGTACTCAGGTGCGGCTCTGGAGCTGATGCTCCCCACTGACGAGCTGCGCGAGTCCGCCCGGCTGGTGGACCAGGACGTGAGTCGTCAGGTGGAGCAGAACTCCGAGATCCAGGCACTGGTCGCTCGGCTGGAGAAGAACTTCGATGAGCATGCCGGCACAGAGCAGCGCTCTCTGCTGGTCAAGAACGACGACGCCGTCCCCGACGCGGAGGAGCTCGGCGCGGCCGCCGAGGCGTATCTTCGCAACCAGAGTCAGGACTGA
- a CDS encoding DUF4192 family protein, which produces MDTQTPLSLNRPGEALALISWTFGFLPKNSLVVIGLDQGTTGGHLRVDLPAGAAQAPAENLSDFADSIAECLLGAGASPVPEAALVLLFAPEEAEPGQRPYGGMLEALKVSFATRGEAPIVHTWYVGGDRIRDYDCADRRCCGYPGLDVRREMDAVLQDHPLFAVQGRGRPRGGPVPAAQGPEAVVRWFESSPLETGMPTGEVLYSREEVQQLREDVAAHRKRFDSMAAQDGRPPYVCAAAWDAAISRTEVSGSAGWLAECPDQLAAMLTAVTDSGLRDAIIPMAALDFDTALCGYLVLSAGPRSGRHREKIAELLGREGRPAPGDLDAAVEDFQAAFLGDTGRRPDWARIDALEMVLRMAHAFGDAPARSHILSLMVWVEWARGRGSIAGAYADRCVERYPQNRLAQLLSRYMDVGGICPWAQVKQHSWSWSNYEQGKSVRKFLSGSGNEQSSSSVMAC; this is translated from the coding sequence ATGGATACACAGACACCCCTCTCACTGAACCGGCCCGGGGAAGCCTTGGCCCTGATCAGCTGGACCTTCGGGTTCCTTCCGAAGAATTCCCTCGTGGTCATCGGCCTGGATCAGGGGACCACCGGCGGCCATCTGCGCGTGGATCTTCCCGCGGGCGCCGCACAGGCGCCGGCGGAGAACCTGAGCGACTTCGCCGACAGCATCGCAGAATGTCTGCTCGGCGCCGGTGCCTCGCCCGTGCCTGAGGCGGCGCTGGTGCTGCTCTTCGCCCCGGAGGAGGCGGAACCCGGCCAGCGTCCCTATGGAGGGATGCTGGAGGCGCTGAAGGTGTCCTTCGCCACACGGGGTGAGGCTCCGATCGTCCACACCTGGTACGTCGGCGGGGACCGCATCCGAGACTATGACTGCGCTGATCGTCGCTGCTGCGGGTATCCCGGCCTGGACGTGCGGCGGGAGATGGATGCTGTCCTGCAGGACCATCCGCTCTTCGCCGTGCAGGGCCGGGGTAGACCTCGAGGCGGGCCTGTACCGGCGGCTCAGGGCCCGGAGGCTGTGGTCCGCTGGTTCGAGTCGTCTCCCCTCGAGACGGGGATGCCGACGGGAGAGGTGCTCTACAGCCGCGAGGAGGTGCAGCAGCTGCGCGAAGATGTCGCCGCCCACAGGAAACGGTTCGACTCCATGGCCGCCCAGGACGGGCGCCCTCCCTATGTCTGTGCTGCGGCCTGGGACGCTGCGATCTCGCGCACTGAGGTCAGCGGCTCCGCCGGATGGCTGGCGGAGTGCCCGGACCAGTTGGCCGCCATGCTGACCGCTGTGACCGACAGTGGGCTGCGTGATGCGATCATTCCGATGGCGGCGTTGGACTTCGACACGGCCCTGTGCGGGTACCTGGTGCTCTCAGCAGGGCCACGATCCGGTCGTCATCGGGAGAAGATCGCCGAACTTCTCGGGCGCGAAGGGCGACCGGCTCCGGGGGACCTCGATGCCGCGGTGGAGGACTTCCAGGCGGCGTTCCTGGGGGACACGGGTCGGCGGCCGGACTGGGCGCGCATCGATGCGCTTGAGATGGTGCTGAGAATGGCCCATGCCTTCGGGGACGCCCCGGCGCGCTCTCACATCCTCAGCCTTATGGTCTGGGTGGAGTGGGCCCGTGGACGCGGCAGCATCGCCGGGGCGTACGCCGACCGCTGCGTGGAGAGGTATCCGCAGAACCGCTTGGCCCAGCTGCTGAGCCGCTATATGGATGTGGGTGGCATCTGTCCCTGGGCTCAGGTCAAACAGCACAGTTGGAGCTGGAGCAACTATGAGCAGGGGAAATCTGTTCGAAAATTTCTGAGCGGGAGCGGGAATGAACAGAGCTCCAGCTCCGTTATGGCATGCTGA
- a CDS encoding RNA polymerase sigma factor, producing the protein MTTGQPIAFAHPSRKVTVPTTASKTKEDNAAAAEAEESAAQKGKAEQAASGKSTSSAKKPADKKTGGRRKAADPVDEVLAEEEKESAAPTAALEAAVAKALEDGDEEEVAKKIAAAAGDEENAAAIVENAKKAVKGEEVEEEETKGRGFVLSNADDDDAPAVQVVSAGATADPVKDYLKQIGKVSLLNAEQEVDLALRIEAGLFAEHKLAENEIKDKRLRRDLELVIADGRRAKNHLLEANLRLVVSLAKRYTGRGMLFLDLIQEGNLGLIRAVEKFDYTKGFKFSTYATWWIRQAITRAMADQARTIRIPVHMVEVINKLARVQRQMLQDLGREPTPEELAKELDMTPEKVVEVQKYGREPISLHTPLGEDGDSEFGDLIEDSEAVVPSDAVSFTLLQEQLHSVLDTLAEREAGVVAMRFGLTDGQPKTLDEIGKVYGVTRERIRQIESKTMSKLRHPSRSQVLRDYLD; encoded by the coding sequence TTGACCACTGGTCAGCCCATCGCCTTCGCACATCCGAGTCGGAAGGTCACCGTGCCAACAACTGCGTCCAAGACGAAAGAAGACAACGCAGCCGCTGCTGAGGCTGAGGAGAGCGCTGCTCAGAAGGGTAAGGCCGAGCAGGCCGCATCCGGCAAGAGCACCTCCTCGGCGAAGAAGCCTGCTGACAAGAAGACCGGAGGCCGTAGGAAGGCCGCTGATCCGGTGGACGAGGTGCTCGCCGAGGAGGAGAAGGAGAGCGCGGCGCCGACCGCCGCACTCGAGGCCGCCGTCGCCAAAGCCCTGGAGGATGGTGACGAGGAGGAGGTCGCCAAGAAGATCGCGGCCGCCGCAGGCGATGAGGAGAACGCCGCGGCCATCGTCGAGAACGCCAAGAAGGCCGTCAAGGGCGAAGAGGTCGAGGAGGAGGAGACCAAGGGCCGCGGCTTCGTGCTCTCCAACGCCGACGACGATGACGCCCCGGCCGTCCAGGTCGTCTCCGCCGGCGCCACCGCAGATCCGGTCAAGGACTACCTCAAGCAGATCGGAAAGGTCTCTCTGCTGAACGCTGAGCAGGAGGTCGACCTTGCCCTGCGCATCGAGGCCGGACTCTTCGCCGAGCACAAGCTCGCCGAGAACGAGATCAAGGACAAGCGACTCCGTCGTGACCTCGAACTGGTCATCGCAGACGGGCGCCGCGCCAAGAACCACCTGCTGGAGGCCAACCTCCGCCTCGTGGTCTCCCTGGCCAAGCGCTACACCGGACGCGGCATGCTGTTCCTGGACCTCATCCAGGAGGGCAACCTCGGCCTGATCCGCGCCGTGGAGAAGTTCGACTACACCAAGGGCTTCAAGTTCTCGACCTACGCCACCTGGTGGATCCGTCAGGCCATCACGCGCGCGATGGCCGACCAGGCGCGCACCATCCGCATCCCCGTGCACATGGTGGAGGTCATCAACAAGCTGGCCCGCGTCCAGCGTCAGATGCTCCAGGACCTGGGCCGTGAGCCCACTCCGGAGGAGCTGGCCAAGGAGCTGGACATGACTCCTGAGAAGGTCGTCGAGGTCCAGAAGTATGGTCGCGAGCCGATCTCCCTGCACACCCCCCTGGGTGAGGACGGCGACTCCGAGTTCGGTGACCTCATCGAGGACTCCGAAGCAGTCGTCCCCTCCGACGCCGTCAGCTTCACGCTCCTGCAGGAGCAGCTGCACTCGGTGCTGGACACCTTGGCCGAGCGCGAGGCCGGCGTGGTCGCCATGCGCTTCGGTCTGACCGATGGTCAGCCCAAGACCCTGGACGAGATCGGCAAGGTCTACGGGGTCACCCGCGAGCGGATAAGGCAGATAGAGTCCAAGACCATGTCGAAGCTGCGGCACCCCAGCCGTAGCCAGGTCCTGCGCGACTACCTCGACTGA
- a CDS encoding DUF7455 domain-containing protein — protein MTGTTGTLEAQTTLTALDRCDRCGAQAYVRAVLSSGGSLLFCNHHARQVEENLRPQSAEWVDESSRIS, from the coding sequence ATGACCGGAACCACGGGAACTCTCGAAGCACAGACCACCTTGACCGCTCTGGACCGCTGCGACCGCTGCGGTGCTCAGGCCTACGTCCGCGCAGTGCTGTCTTCCGGCGGCTCGCTGCTCTTCTGCAATCACCACGCACGGCAGGTGGAAGAGAACCTCCGCCCGCAGAGCGCTGAATGGGTCGACGAATCCTCCAGGATCTCCTGA
- a CDS encoding DNA gyrase/topoisomerase IV subunit B: MAQRSEYDARHLSVLEGLEAVRKRPGMYIGSTDSRGLMHCLWEIIDNSVDEALAGYASTISITLHPDDSVEVSDDGRGIPVDVEPRTGLSGLEVVFTKLHAGGKFGGGSYNAVGGLHGVGASVVNALSSRLDAKVTRGGKVHQLSFRRGEPGTFAGSRATPDAEFTPAEKGSPLEAVGKAKRGVTGTTIRYWADRHIFTPDARFDDEELVNRARQTAFLVPGLRITIRDERGAEPVEEVFQFDGGISEFVEHLTPDAGVTDIWRIQGHGSFTERIPVLDGDGKSHMQDVERDCEVDIALRWGTGYETTVRSFVNIIATPKGGTHMSGFEQALLKTLRKAVEANARKLKAGNDKVEKDDVLAGLTAVVTVRIAEPQFEGQTKEILGTPAARQIVTKVVSRELETRLNSTKRAEKQQATTLMEKVVAEMKSRISARQHKETQRRKNALENSSMPAKLVECRSKGVEDTELFIVEGDSALGTAKLARSSDFQALLPIRGKILNVQKASIADMLSNAECAALLQVIGAGSGRSFDLEAARYGKVVLMTDADVDGAHIRTLLLTLFFRYMRPMIEAGRVFAAVPPLHRVEVIHSGRRANEIRYTYSEAELNRLLADLERKGLRYKEPIQRYKGLGEMDADQLSETTMDPAHRSLRRIRVEDAEAAERVFDLLMGSVVAPRRDFIIEGSKALDKERIDA, from the coding sequence GTGGCGCAGCGTTCCGAGTACGATGCCCGTCATCTGTCGGTGCTCGAGGGTCTGGAAGCCGTACGCAAACGGCCGGGCATGTACATCGGGTCCACCGACTCCCGCGGGCTCATGCACTGTCTCTGGGAGATCATCGACAACTCCGTCGATGAGGCCCTGGCGGGCTATGCCTCCACCATCTCGATCACCCTGCACCCGGACGACTCGGTCGAGGTCTCCGACGACGGTCGTGGCATCCCGGTCGATGTCGAGCCGCGCACCGGACTCTCCGGGCTGGAAGTCGTCTTCACCAAGCTGCACGCCGGCGGCAAGTTCGGCGGCGGCTCCTACAACGCAGTCGGCGGTCTCCACGGCGTCGGCGCCTCAGTGGTCAATGCCCTCTCCTCACGCCTGGACGCCAAGGTCACACGCGGCGGAAAAGTCCACCAGCTGTCCTTCCGCCGAGGCGAACCCGGAACCTTCGCGGGCTCCCGAGCCACACCTGACGCTGAGTTCACCCCGGCGGAGAAGGGCTCGCCGCTGGAAGCGGTCGGCAAGGCCAAACGCGGAGTCACCGGCACCACCATCCGCTACTGGGCAGACCGCCACATCTTCACTCCCGACGCCCGGTTCGACGACGAGGAGCTGGTCAACCGGGCCCGCCAGACGGCCTTCCTGGTCCCCGGGCTGCGCATCACCATCCGCGATGAGCGCGGTGCAGAGCCCGTCGAGGAGGTCTTCCAGTTCGACGGCGGCATCAGCGAATTCGTCGAGCACCTGACCCCCGATGCGGGCGTCACCGACATCTGGCGGATCCAAGGGCACGGCAGCTTCACCGAACGCATTCCTGTCCTGGACGGCGACGGCAAGTCGCATATGCAGGACGTCGAGCGCGACTGCGAGGTCGACATCGCCCTGCGCTGGGGGACCGGCTATGAGACCACGGTGCGCAGCTTCGTGAACATCATCGCCACGCCCAAGGGCGGAACACATATGTCCGGCTTCGAGCAGGCTCTGCTCAAGACCCTGCGCAAAGCTGTCGAGGCCAATGCACGCAAGCTCAAAGCCGGCAACGACAAGGTGGAGAAGGACGATGTGCTCGCCGGCCTGACCGCCGTGGTCACCGTGCGCATCGCCGAGCCGCAGTTCGAAGGCCAGACCAAGGAGATCCTCGGCACCCCAGCGGCACGCCAGATCGTGACCAAAGTGGTCAGCAGAGAGCTCGAGACTCGTCTGAACTCCACCAAGCGTGCTGAGAAGCAGCAGGCCACCACGCTGATGGAGAAGGTCGTGGCTGAGATGAAGTCTCGCATCTCCGCCCGCCAGCATAAGGAGACCCAGCGCCGGAAGAATGCGCTGGAGAACTCGTCGATGCCGGCCAAGCTGGTGGAATGCCGCTCCAAGGGGGTCGAGGACACGGAGCTGTTCATCGTGGAGGGCGACTCGGCGCTCGGCACCGCCAAGTTGGCACGGTCCTCAGACTTCCAGGCGCTGCTGCCCATCCGCGGCAAGATCCTCAACGTCCAGAAGGCCTCGATCGCCGATATGCTCTCCAACGCCGAGTGCGCTGCGCTGCTGCAGGTCATCGGAGCCGGTTCCGGCCGCAGCTTCGATCTGGAGGCGGCGCGCTATGGCAAGGTGGTGCTGATGACCGACGCCGACGTCGACGGCGCTCATATCCGCACGCTGCTGCTGACCCTGTTCTTCCGCTATATGCGCCCGATGATCGAGGCGGGCCGGGTCTTCGCGGCTGTGCCGCCGCTGCACCGGGTGGAGGTCATCCACTCCGGGCGCAGGGCCAATGAGATCCGCTACACCTATTCTGAAGCCGAGCTGAACCGGCTGCTCGCCGATCTGGAGCGCAAGGGGCTGCGCTATAAGGAGCCCATCCAGCGGTACAAAGGTCTGGGCGAGATGGACGCCGATCAGCTCTCGGAGACGACGATGGACCCTGCTCACCGCTCCCTGCGTCGCATCCGCGTCGAAGATGCCGAGGCGGCCGAGCGTGTCTTCGATCTGCTCATGGGGTCCGTGGTCGCTCCGCGCAGAGATTTCATCATCGAAGGCTCCAAGGCTCTGGACAAGGAACGGATCGATGCCTGA
- a CDS encoding heme o synthase, with translation MSTRTPETDAPENPSRIGFKRKAAAYVSLTKPRVMELLIVTAIPTMFFAQGGLPDLWVALATVLGGAAAAGSAGAFNCYIDRDMDKVMNRTKKRPLVTGELTPREALVFSWLLGLFSMVVLWFGTNPLATALGAAAIFFYVVIYTIILKRRTEQNIIWGGLAGCFPVLIAWAAVRDSVEWPALVLFTIIFLWTPPHYWPLSMKYRTDYQLADVPMLGAIATAKTVSVQVVLYAWATVVCSLLLVPMGWAGVTYTAVAVIAGAWFVFESHVLYRQAQNEALTDKKAMKVFHLSIMYLTLLFVGLGFDPFIGSPLMG, from the coding sequence CTGAGCACTCGCACCCCTGAGACCGATGCCCCGGAGAATCCCTCCCGCATCGGGTTCAAGCGCAAAGCAGCAGCCTATGTCTCGCTGACGAAGCCGCGTGTGATGGAGCTGCTGATCGTCACTGCGATTCCGACGATGTTCTTCGCCCAGGGCGGCCTGCCCGACCTGTGGGTGGCGCTGGCCACTGTGCTCGGCGGCGCCGCCGCCGCCGGCTCAGCAGGTGCGTTCAACTGCTATATCGACCGCGATATGGACAAGGTGATGAACCGAACCAAGAAGCGGCCGCTGGTCACCGGGGAGCTGACTCCCCGTGAGGCCCTGGTCTTCTCCTGGCTGCTGGGCCTGTTCTCCATGGTGGTGCTCTGGTTCGGCACGAACCCGCTGGCCACAGCGCTGGGCGCGGCAGCGATCTTCTTCTATGTGGTCATCTACACGATCATCCTGAAGCGGCGCACCGAGCAGAACATCATCTGGGGCGGCCTCGCCGGCTGCTTCCCGGTGCTCATCGCGTGGGCCGCAGTCCGTGACTCTGTGGAGTGGCCCGCCCTGGTGCTCTTCACCATCATCTTCCTCTGGACCCCGCCGCACTACTGGCCGCTGTCCATGAAGTACCGCACCGACTATCAGCTGGCCGATGTGCCGATGCTGGGAGCCATCGCCACCGCGAAGACCGTCTCAGTCCAGGTGGTGCTCTACGCCTGGGCCACTGTGGTGTGCTCCCTGCTCCTGGTCCCTATGGGATGGGCCGGCGTCACCTACACGGCAGTGGCCGTCATCGCCGGTGCCTGGTTCGTCTTCGAGTCCCACGTGCTCTACCGCCAGGCGCAGAACGAAGCGTTGACCGATAAGAAGGCTATGAAGGTCTTCCACCTGTCGATCATGTACCTGACGTTGCTGTTCGTCGGCCTCGGGTTCGATCCCTTCATCGGTTCACCCCTGATGGGCTGA
- a CDS encoding ATP-binding cassette domain-containing protein: MRVLCEALTVSVEDATLLPALFAELVGPGLVALTGANGTGKTTLLKILAGRMPPTSGSCEIRSEAEGFSGVPAEHDRGFRAAAASLIDTPPMAREMTLSEQLTMVGASWGASAGFC; this comes from the coding sequence ATGCGCGTTCTCTGTGAAGCTCTCACCGTCTCCGTGGAGGACGCGACCCTGCTGCCCGCCCTCTTTGCTGAGCTGGTCGGCCCGGGCCTCGTAGCGCTGACCGGTGCCAACGGCACGGGCAAGACCACCCTGCTGAAGATTCTGGCCGGCAGGATGCCTCCCACCAGCGGCAGCTGTGAGATCCGCAGCGAGGCCGAGGGCTTCTCCGGGGTCCCGGCTGAGCATGACCGGGGCTTTCGCGCGGCGGCGGCTTCGCTCATCGACACCCCGCCTATGGCCCGTGAGATGACGCTCTCCGAGCAGCTCACTATGGTGGGAGCCTCCTGGGGCGCCTCCGCCGGATTCTGCTGA
- a CDS encoding AAA family ATPase codes for MAGRFPHELSAGQLQLFAVGLTLSRPGGLLLLDEPERHLDEERVEAVISVLEERASAGALVVAATHRAEIIERSARQLDLGPVGSR; via the coding sequence CTGGCAGGGCGCTTCCCCCATGAGCTCTCCGCCGGACAGCTCCAGCTCTTCGCAGTGGGGCTCACGTTGAGCCGCCCTGGGGGACTTCTCCTGCTCGATGAGCCGGAGCGCCATCTCGACGAGGAGCGGGTAGAGGCAGTGATCTCGGTGTTGGAAGAACGGGCATCCGCTGGGGCCCTGGTGGTCGCTGCCACGCACCGGGCAGAGATCATCGAGCGGTCTGCCCGGCAACTGGATCTCGGCCCTGTGGGCAGTCGATGA
- the adhP gene encoding alcohol dehydrogenase AdhP, which produces MSTMTAAVVEDFGKDLAVTDYPRPAPGPGQVLVKLIASGVCHTDLHAAEGDWPVKPAPPFVPGHEGVGLVEELGEGVTNLEVGQMVGNAWLWSACGTCEHCRTGWETLCEAQTNGGYSVDGSFGEYMLVDAAFAAAVPEGSDPHEIAPVLCAGVTVYKGLKTTGVRPGQWVVISGIGGLGHIAVQYAVAMGMRVVAVDVADDKLALAERHGAEITLNAQGRDPAQEISERIGGAHGVLVTAVHPSAFGQAIAMTRRGGTIVFNGLPPGDFPAPIFDIVLKGLTIRGSIVGTRQDMVEALDFYSRGLIHPTFSKRPLDDINAVFDEMQHGKIDGRVVIDYSA; this is translated from the coding sequence ATGAGCACTATGACAGCCGCCGTCGTCGAAGACTTCGGAAAAGACTTGGCAGTGACCGACTACCCCCGTCCCGCACCGGGGCCGGGACAGGTTCTGGTGAAGCTCATCGCTTCAGGGGTATGTCACACCGACCTCCACGCCGCTGAAGGGGACTGGCCGGTCAAGCCCGCGCCACCGTTCGTCCCCGGACACGAAGGCGTCGGACTCGTGGAAGAGCTCGGTGAGGGGGTGACGAACCTCGAGGTGGGCCAGATGGTGGGCAACGCCTGGCTGTGGAGCGCCTGCGGTACCTGCGAACACTGCCGCACCGGTTGGGAGACGCTCTGCGAAGCGCAGACCAACGGCGGCTATTCAGTGGACGGATCCTTCGGGGAGTACATGCTGGTGGACGCGGCTTTTGCGGCAGCTGTCCCGGAAGGATCGGACCCGCATGAGATCGCTCCGGTCCTCTGCGCCGGCGTCACCGTCTACAAAGGACTGAAGACGACGGGGGTCCGTCCGGGGCAGTGGGTGGTCATCTCAGGGATCGGCGGTTTGGGGCACATCGCAGTCCAGTATGCCGTCGCGATGGGAATGCGGGTGGTCGCCGTCGACGTGGCCGATGACAAGCTCGCACTGGCTGAGCGCCACGGAGCCGAGATCACGCTGAACGCCCAGGGCCGGGATCCTGCTCAGGAGATCAGCGAGAGGATCGGCGGTGCCCACGGCGTGCTGGTGACCGCGGTCCATCCCTCCGCCTTCGGCCAGGCCATCGCGATGACCCGCCGCGGCGGAACCATCGTCTTCAACGGACTGCCGCCGGGAGACTTCCCCGCTCCGATCTTCGACATCGTGCTGAAGGGTCTGACCATCCGTGGCTCCATCGTGGGAACGCGCCAGGACATGGTCGAGGCGCTGGACTTCTATTCTCGGGGGCTGATCCACCCGACCTTCTCCAAGCGACCGCTGGACGACATCAATGCCGTCTTCGATGAGATGCAGCACGGGAAGATCGACGGACGGGTGGTCATCGACTATTCAGCGTGA
- a CDS encoding transcriptional regulator has translation MPALPEEPRTWGRLSPDLQASWRRSAGYLANPAAATAPIDLGDQDLAAYLEEHPLRLVLPVFRRLLIEPAADAGLITAIGDAQGRLLWVDGARPTLRRAEGSAFQPGAKWSEDAIGTSAPGLALATRRGAQVHQEEHFASSAHHFSCSAAPIHDPHTGNLLGMVDLTGGPEAVATHSLPLICAAISAAEAELKVLPARSSNPQLTALGTAAPQLISAGRRVRLTLRQAELLMLLTWEAYTGGPETGLSAGELAAQLYGETGHEVALRAEILRLRRVLDSAPVEGLQVLSRPYRLSAAPEVDVLRCARALTAGDRSSALDLYGGPVLPLSEAPGVLHIRHRLSVLLRESVLSDGSGQELWRYLQLPETAGDEDAVYTALRTLPADSPQRAALVARMQR, from the coding sequence ATGCCAGCACTCCCGGAGGAGCCTCGGACCTGGGGCAGGCTGTCTCCCGACCTGCAGGCATCATGGCGGCGCTCAGCCGGCTACCTCGCGAATCCTGCTGCCGCCACAGCACCGATCGACTTGGGCGACCAGGATCTGGCCGCCTACCTGGAGGAACATCCGCTTCGCTTGGTGTTGCCCGTCTTCCGCCGACTACTCATCGAACCAGCCGCCGACGCAGGTCTGATCACAGCCATCGGTGACGCACAGGGGCGTCTTCTCTGGGTTGACGGCGCCCGGCCCACCCTCCGCCGGGCTGAGGGATCCGCCTTTCAGCCCGGTGCCAAATGGTCCGAAGATGCCATCGGAACCTCGGCACCGGGACTTGCCCTCGCGACCCGCCGTGGCGCGCAGGTTCACCAGGAGGAACACTTCGCCTCCTCCGCACACCACTTCTCCTGCTCCGCTGCCCCCATCCACGACCCGCACACAGGGAATCTGCTCGGGATGGTCGATCTGACCGGCGGCCCGGAGGCTGTTGCAACCCATTCGCTGCCCCTGATCTGTGCTGCGATCTCGGCCGCGGAAGCCGAGCTGAAGGTGCTGCCGGCGCGCAGTTCCAACCCGCAGCTCACCGCGCTGGGAACTGCGGCTCCCCAGCTGATCTCAGCCGGCAGGCGCGTCCGCCTGACCCTGCGTCAGGCCGAACTGCTGATGCTGCTGACCTGGGAGGCGTACACCGGCGGCCCGGAGACAGGCCTGAGCGCCGGGGAGCTCGCAGCACAGCTCTACGGCGAGACCGGACATGAGGTGGCACTCCGAGCAGAGATCCTCCGACTCCGCCGGGTCCTCGACTCAGCACCTGTCGAAGGCCTTCAGGTCCTCAGCCGGCCATATCGCCTCTCTGCTGCCCCGGAAGTCGACGTGCTCCGGTGCGCACGGGCCCTCACCGCCGGCGATCGCTCCTCCGCCCTGGATCTCTACGGCGGACCGGTCCTTCCCCTCTCCGAGGCTCCCGGGGTTCTGCACATCAGACATCGGCTGTCCGTTCTGCTGCGTGAGTCCGTGCTCTCAGACGGGTCGGGTCAGGAGCTCTGGCGCTACCTGCAGCTGCCTGAGACAGCTGGGGACGAGGACGCCGTCTACACCGCTCTGCGCACTCTGCCGGCAGACTCGCCCCAGCGTGCGGCGCTGGTCGCCCGCATGCAACGTTGA